Genomic DNA from Ilyobacter polytropus DSM 2926:
TATAACCCTGAAAACAGGTTTGATAGAAAGGAAACCTGGTCTGAAGAAAACCCAGAGGGAAGATTCAAAAAGTTTTCCTATGAAGAGATTGCTGAGAAGGATAAGACCAGTCTGGATATCTTCTGGATTAAGGATAAGAGTTTGACAGACCTTGATAACCTTCCTGCTCCTGAGGTGCTAGCTGGAGATATTATAGAGAACATAGAGGCTGCCCTAGAGAGTTTTAAGGAGATCAATGATTTTTTAGAGGATTAAAATAATATGATGTTAGAGGCTCTGAAATGGGCCTCTACTTAGTTTTTGCAATGAATTTTAGAATGATATAGAGGGGGGAAGTATATGAGCAATACAGAGAAGTTTGAGGATGGAGCAGAGCGTGCAGGAAAATATTTAGCAACAGCAACTACATTTGTAAATCCTGTTGCAGGGATGTTGTTATACGGAGGAGTTGAGTTAGCCTCATATTTAAATAAGTTTGCCCAAGATAGAGTAAATGGAAGAAATGAAAAGATGCTTAAATTTTTAGAAGAACTTAATAGTTTCATTGGAAAAGAAATTAAAGATATAGATGATCCATTTTTAGAGGGAGAGTATTTCAATGATGTTCTAGAGAAAGTGTTAGTAAAAGCTAGTAGTTGTAAAACTCAATATAAAAAAGATGTGTTTAAGAAGATAATAAAGGATGAGATTACTGCGAAAACTGAGATAGACTTTTCTTCATCATACCTAAATATAATCAGTGAACTTCATGGAGAAGAGATTGAGATATTAAAATATATAAGACAAAATCAAACTCCAATAAATACTAATAGTATGGAGGACTGGGTAGAAAAGGAAAAACTTAGAGATTATTTAGATGGAATTAAAGGCTTAAACCAAGCTTATAGTAAAGAGAACTTTGAAGTCTATTTATATAATCTAATCTATAAGGGATTATTGGTCAGTGCTTCAATGAATGGAAACGATCCTTTGAGGACAACCATTTTAGGAGAGAGATTGATGGAGTATATAGAGGGGGAAAGGATCTAAGAATCACAGAAAGAAAATTTTGGTATAGGGGGAACTAATTATGACTGTTAGACAAATTATAGAATGTAATTATTGTGGGACTAAAACCTTGACTAGAACTATAATGGGTTTTATTGAAAACGTTCCTTTGAGAGTTCCATGCTGTGGATGTGGCGTAGTTTTAAGAGGAACTCTAACCATGATTCCAGAAGATGTTGATTATAGAATAAAGTTTAGTAACGCAAAATTAGTTGGAAGTAGTGAGGGAGAGCCAGAATATACTATTGAACTCTCAGGAGAGCTAATGACTAAAAAGGTAGAGAAATATGAATTTGCTACTTCTCTTATTTCACCTGTTATTAAAAATCTGATGTTTCACGGAGCTTTAACTAAGGGGAAAAATAATATTGAAGATTTCAAGTTTAAATTTAAATCATTAATTGGTGATAGGTCTAAGGAATGGCAAACTTTAAAAGATGTCGAAGATCTATGGAATAATAGGAATTATAAAATCATTAAGAAAGTTATCAGTTCGTTTCCCGAATTTGAATACCTTAAGGAAATCTCTGATGATTATAAAAACATAGAGTTAGAAGCATTTAATTTAAAAAATATTTCCTTTTCAACTATTATTACCCAAATTACTCCTAATGATTTCGCTGAAAAAAGAAATAATTTAGAAGATCAAATAAGCCTCTCTTTAAATAACCCGAATAAACTTTATTCTTTAATTATTGAGAATAAAGAGAGCTGCGAAGAACTCCAAAAAAAACTTTTTAGTCAAATAGGGAAAATTGTAGAACGTTTTGAGAATTTAATTCCAATCTTTGGGTTAAAGTATCTTGGAGATATGGAGGATAATTTTTTTGACAATAAAGGAATTACTACAGTTACTTTTGAAGAGATAAAAGATATTTATATAGATAATTACGAAGTGATACTATCTTGTAGTGATATAGTAATAGCTATAGATAATTTAATAATAAATAATGATTTTAATAATATGCAAGTAACTGGAGCCTCAAAAACGAAAACTTTATCAAAATATAGAAAACTATCCAACGGACATAAACTTAACTTCATAAATGAGAATGAAAGCTATTTTAATAAACTTCTTGAAAGCGATCTTGACAAAGAAATAAGGAATTCAATAGGCCATAATTCTTATTCATTTGATAGTGTTAGCCAAAATATAACTTTCAAAAAAAATAATGGTTCAAGTAAAAAAATGTCTTTAGTACTTTTTTTAATGAAGTTATGGGACAGCTTCATAACATGTTATAATCTTTGGTACTTTTATAAAGAACTCAATAAACTACGTATAATACTCTCTCTGCCATTAAGTACAAAAGAACTAAATAGGTTTATAAGAGATTATTCAATAAGATAAATTATGTTAATGTTAAAAAGACACCCAAATATAGGGTGTCTTTTAACATTATTATTACCTACCACCGACTGTAAGTTCCAAAACTTTGATAGCTGGTTGTCCTACATTAGCAGGGATGCTACCTGAAACAGATCCGCACATTCCTTGACCGTGAGCCAAGTTGTCTCCTATCATATCAATCTTGTTTAGAACTTCAGGCCCGTTTCCTATAAGGGTAGCTCCCCTTACAGGCTCAGTTATTTTACCGTTCTCGATCAGGTATCCTTCCATCACAGAAAAATTGAAATCACCTGTTGCAGGGTTTACAGAACCTCCTCCCATTCTCTTTGCATAGATACCGTTTTCTGTATTTGAAATCATTTCATTCAACTTTGATTTTCCTGCCAAAATAAAAGTATTGGTCATTCTTGATGTAGGAGCAAATTTATAAGATTCTCTTCTTGCACTTCCAGTACTTTCCATGTTCATTCTTCTTCCGTTTAATTTATCAATCATGTATCCTTTTAAAATTCCATTTTCTATAAGAAGATTTCTTTTTGTAGGAGTTCCTTCATCATCTATATTCGACGAACCCCATTCATTTTCTAAAGTCCCGTCATCAACTGCACTCACCAGATCAGAGGCAACTTTTTGCCCTAGTTTACCTGCAAATACAGAGTTTCCCTTTGCCACACTAGTGGCTTCAAGACCGTGTCCACAGGCTTCATGAAAAATGACACCTCCAAATTCATTGTCGATTATTACCGGGAATTTTCCACTGGGACAGTATTTGGCATTTAGCATCGTCTTTGCTATTCTAGAAGCCTCTATACCGCACTCTTCTACATTTATGTCCTCAAAAAATTCAAATCCCTTTAGAGCTCCCGGTCTGTATGAACCAGTTTGCATATCATTATCTTTTGAAGCGACACTTTCTATACCTATCCTAGAACGTGTCCTAGTGTCTTCAGTCCACAAGCCTTCTGAATTGGCGATCATAACATTCTGTACAGAGTCGGAGTAGCTTATCCTCACCTGAGATATAGAATCATCATATGAAGATGCAGCTCTATGAGCTCTTTTCATAATCTCTACTTTTCTGTCTTTCCCCACTTTATCAGGAGGCAGAAGTATTTTGTGCCTGTTTTCTATATCCTGTTTAATTAGATTGATGGTTATGTCACTGTTAGTACCTTTTATAGCTTCTGCGGCTCTTTTAGAGGTTTCCATAAGTGACCCTCTCGTAACTTCATTTGTATAGGCATATACAGAAAAAAGTCCCTTGAATATCCTTATACCTACTCCAAAATC
This window encodes:
- a CDS encoding Abi-alpha family protein, which gives rise to MSNTEKFEDGAERAGKYLATATTFVNPVAGMLLYGGVELASYLNKFAQDRVNGRNEKMLKFLEELNSFIGKEIKDIDDPFLEGEYFNDVLEKVLVKASSCKTQYKKDVFKKIIKDEITAKTEIDFSSSYLNIISELHGEEIEILKYIRQNQTPINTNSMEDWVEKEKLRDYLDGIKGLNQAYSKENFEVYLYNLIYKGLLVSASMNGNDPLRTTILGERLMEYIEGERI
- a CDS encoding TldD/PmbA family protein translates to MLDKILIEDILIQALSTGGDFAEVFIEEKFNTGLFMIDGSIEKSLSGKDFGVGIRIFKGLFSVYAYTNEVTRGSLMETSKRAAEAIKGTNSDITINLIKQDIENRHKILLPPDKVGKDRKVEIMKRAHRAASSYDDSISQVRISYSDSVQNVMIANSEGLWTEDTRTRSRIGIESVASKDNDMQTGSYRPGALKGFEFFEDINVEECGIEASRIAKTMLNAKYCPSGKFPVIIDNEFGGVIFHEACGHGLEATSVAKGNSVFAGKLGQKVASDLVSAVDDGTLENEWGSSNIDDEGTPTKRNLLIENGILKGYMIDKLNGRRMNMESTGSARRESYKFAPTSRMTNTFILAGKSKLNEMISNTENGIYAKRMGGGSVNPATGDFNFSVMEGYLIENGKITEPVRGATLIGNGPEVLNKIDMIGDNLAHGQGMCGSVSGSIPANVGQPAIKVLELTVGGR